The genomic interval TCAGGTAAAATCGCAATTCCGAGTCCTTTTCGAACCAAAGCAATTATCGCCGAACCAAATTCAGAATGAAGATATACTTCTGGAGCGTTCTCTAAAGAATTGAATAATCGTCTAATAAGGTCGCTGTAACTACTTCCTTCGTCATTAGTAGGCAAAATAAACTTTTGAGAGGCAAGCGTTTCTTTCGTTAAATCTTCGGGAGTTTGATACGAATGATCTTCGGGAACAACAATCGCTAAGTGATCTGTATGGATTTTTTGAGATTCAATGTCTTTTGCGTTATTGATATCTCTCGTGATTGCTAAATCAATTTTATAATTGCGTAGAAAATCCTGCTGATTCTCATAAAGAACTTGAACCAATTTGATTTTAAGTTTTGGATAAGCATCAGAAATACGAGATAAAATCTCAGGCATAATAGAAGCCGAAATAGAATCAGGATGAGAAATGGTAATAGTACCGCTTTCACCTAACTGAATCTGGCGGGCAGATTGATGAATAAATTCGAGTTTATTGAGCTCGACTTCCCATTTTTCTTTTAGAAATTGTCCCGCAGCGGTAAGTTTGACATTTCGTTTGTTTCGTTCAAACAACTGAATGCCAAGCTGATTTTCTAAAGACTGAATCTGGCGACTTAGTGCAGATTGCGTAATATTCATTTTTCCGGCTGTGTTCCAGAAATGAAGTTCGCGTGACAACGCTAAAAAATATTTAATTTGCTGTAAATCCATTGATGCAATTTACGCATTTATTAAGAACAAAAAATAGCTTTTAATGCATTAAAGAATAAAAAAATGAATTCATTAGAAATAAAAAAAGCAACGGTAAAAGATTTAAACGCGCTTCAATTAATTGGAAGACAAACTTTTTCTGAAACATTTGCAGAAGTGAATAGCGAAGAAAATATGAATAAATATTTGAATGAAAGTTTTGCTACTGATAAATTAACTTCAGAACTAAACAATCCGAATTCTTATTTTTATTTGGCTGTTTTAGAAGAAAAAGTAGTTGGTTATCTAAAATTAAATACTGGCGATGCGCAAACTGAAAAAGAAGATTTGAATGCTTTGGAAATTGAACGTATTTATGTTGCCAAGGAATTTCACGGAAAAAAAGTCGCGCAAGCACTTTACGCTCAAGCGGAACAAACTGCCAA from Flavobacterium sp. YJ01 carries:
- a CDS encoding LysR family transcriptional regulator, with the translated sequence MDLQQIKYFLALSRELHFWNTAGKMNITQSALSRQIQSLENQLGIQLFERNKRNVKLTAAGQFLKEKWEVELNKLEFIHQSARQIQLGESGTITISHPDSISASIMPEILSRISDAYPKLKIKLVQVLYENQQDFLRNYKIDLAITRDINNAKDIESQKIHTDHLAIVVPEDHSYQTPEDLTKETLASQKFILPTNDEGSSYSDLIRRLFNSLENAPEVYLHSEFGSAIIALVRKGLGIAILPDSYLFHEIPGIRFIKLPLETDLYINWRTEDHNPVLANVLKLIIP
- a CDS encoding GNAT family N-acetyltransferase, producing MNSLEIKKATVKDLNALQLIGRQTFSETFAEVNSEENMNKYLNESFATDKLTSELNNPNSYFYLAVLEEKVVGYLKLNTGDAQTEKEDLNALEIERIYVAKEFHGKKVAQALYAQAEQTAKKLQASYIWLGVWEKNFRAVSFYTKNGFAQFATHIFRLGDDEQTDLMMKKVL